One window of the Klebsiella sp. WP3-W18-ESBL-02 genome contains the following:
- a CDS encoding alkene reductase, whose amino-acid sequence MENAALFTPLTLGAFNLKNRIALPPLTRSRSGQPGNVANDLMAEYYAQRCSAGFMVSEGTQIEPRGQGYAWTPGIYTPEQIAGWKKVTDRVHQQGGVIFAQLWHVGRVSHTSLQPAEGAPVAPSAIAATNVKVFIETGPGTGALAAPSAPRALSTDEVRELVALYAAAARHAMEAGFDGVELHAANGYLINQFMSVHTNQRDDIYGGSLDNRLRFLREVTQAVIEVVGKERVGVRFAPLFESTTEDRVYLGLVEPDPFTTYITAARQLNELGIAYLSIAEADWDNAPDLPQEFYHALRETFRNVLMYAGKYTAEKASRMLDAGLGDLFGFGRTFIANPDLPARIAHGWPLNPVDRNTLFGGGVAGYTDYPVYRAK is encoded by the coding sequence ATGGAAAACGCCGCGCTGTTCACCCCCTTAACGCTTGGGGCCTTCAATCTGAAAAATCGCATCGCCCTCCCACCGCTCACCCGCTCGCGCAGCGGCCAGCCGGGCAACGTCGCTAACGACCTGATGGCAGAATATTACGCCCAGCGCTGTAGCGCCGGGTTTATGGTTAGCGAAGGCACACAAATTGAACCACGTGGTCAGGGCTATGCCTGGACGCCGGGGATCTACACGCCGGAACAGATCGCGGGCTGGAAAAAAGTCACCGATCGCGTTCACCAGCAGGGTGGGGTGATCTTTGCCCAGCTGTGGCACGTCGGTCGCGTTTCGCACACCTCTCTTCAGCCCGCCGAAGGCGCGCCGGTCGCCCCGTCAGCCATTGCGGCGACCAATGTGAAAGTGTTTATCGAAACCGGGCCGGGTACCGGCGCGCTGGCTGCGCCGTCCGCACCGCGCGCGCTCAGCACCGATGAAGTCCGTGAGCTGGTGGCGCTGTACGCCGCCGCCGCGCGTCACGCGATGGAGGCCGGTTTCGACGGCGTGGAGCTGCACGCGGCCAACGGCTACCTGATCAACCAGTTTATGTCCGTGCATACCAACCAACGTGATGATATTTACGGGGGTTCCCTTGATAATCGTCTGCGCTTCCTGCGTGAAGTCACCCAGGCGGTGATTGAGGTTGTAGGAAAAGAGCGCGTGGGCGTGCGTTTTGCGCCGCTGTTTGAAAGCACTACGGAAGATCGCGTCTATCTGGGACTGGTGGAGCCGGATCCGTTCACGACCTACATTACGGCGGCTCGCCAGCTTAATGAGCTGGGTATTGCCTACCTGTCCATCGCCGAAGCCGACTGGGATAACGCGCCGGATCTGCCGCAGGAGTTTTATCATGCGCTGCGGGAAACCTTCCGTAACGTCCTGATGTATGCCGGGAAATACACCGCAGAAAAAGCCAGCCGTATGCTGGATGCCGGGCTGGGCGACCTGTTCGGTTTTGGTCGTACCTTTATTGCAAACCCGGACCTGCCGGCGCGCATCGCCCACGGCTGGCCGCTGAACCCGGTGGATCGCAATACCCTGTTTGGCGGAGGCGTTGCCGGGTATACCGATTACCCGGTTTACCGCGCGAAATAA
- a CDS encoding diol dehydratase reactivase subunit alpha — MALMAGIDIGNATTEVALADSTPHGPRFLASGIVATTGTKGTRENINGVIASLHQALEKAGRSPQALERVYLNEAAPVIGDVAMETITETIITESTMIGHNPQTPGGEGLGVGTTISLNHLASLPRARYDEGWIPLIGRQIDFMEAAWQLNAALDRGINVVAVILQQDDGVLINNRLQRTLPIVDEVTLIEQVPEGVLAAVEVAATGQVISLLSNPYGIATWFQLTPEETKMIVPVARALIGNRSAVVLKTPQGDVKSRVIPAGHITVRGDKRTVQVDVADGAGAIMRVISGCAPVRDIRGEAGTHAGGMLERVRQVMASLSGHGMDAVFIQDLLAVDTFIPRKVQGGLAGEFSMENAVGIAAMVKSDRLQMEAIANELSQQLATRVDVGGVEADMAIVGALTTPGSDMPLAILDLGAGSTDAATINQAGEVRSVHLAGAGNMVSLLIKTELGLSDLLLAEEIKKYPLAKVESLFSIRHENGAVEFFREPLSPAVFARVVYIKNGTLVPIDNQTSLEKIRLVRRQAKEKVFVTNCLRALRQVSPGGEIRDIAFVVLVGGSSLDFEIPQLITDALSHYGVVAGQGNIRGTEGPRNAVATGLVCRGGEQERH; from the coding sequence ATGGCGTTAATGGCGGGAATTGATATCGGCAATGCCACCACGGAAGTGGCATTAGCGGACTCCACACCACACGGACCACGCTTTCTGGCCAGCGGTATTGTTGCCACGACCGGTACCAAAGGTACGCGCGAGAACATCAACGGCGTGATCGCCTCGCTCCATCAGGCGCTGGAAAAAGCGGGCCGCAGTCCGCAGGCGCTGGAACGCGTCTATCTCAATGAGGCCGCACCGGTGATCGGTGATGTGGCCATGGAAACCATCACCGAGACCATCATCACTGAATCGACGATGATTGGGCACAATCCGCAGACCCCCGGTGGCGAAGGGCTGGGCGTGGGCACCACCATTAGCCTCAATCATCTGGCATCGCTGCCCAGGGCGCGTTATGACGAAGGCTGGATCCCGCTAATCGGCCGCCAGATTGATTTTATGGAGGCGGCGTGGCAGCTAAACGCCGCGCTCGATCGCGGCATTAACGTGGTGGCGGTGATCCTGCAACAGGATGACGGCGTGCTGATCAACAATCGTCTGCAACGCACCTTGCCGATCGTCGATGAGGTGACGCTCATTGAGCAGGTCCCGGAAGGGGTGCTGGCGGCGGTTGAGGTGGCCGCGACCGGGCAGGTTATTTCATTGCTCTCTAACCCCTATGGTATCGCCACCTGGTTTCAACTGACCCCTGAAGAGACGAAGATGATCGTGCCCGTTGCGCGGGCGCTGATAGGCAATCGTTCGGCGGTGGTGCTGAAAACGCCTCAGGGCGATGTGAAATCTCGGGTGATTCCGGCGGGGCATATCACCGTGCGTGGCGATAAACGCACGGTGCAGGTCGATGTTGCTGACGGCGCCGGTGCCATTATGCGGGTGATTTCGGGCTGCGCGCCAGTCCGTGATATTCGCGGGGAAGCCGGTACGCACGCCGGAGGGATGCTGGAGCGCGTGCGCCAGGTGATGGCGTCCTTGAGCGGTCACGGTATGGACGCCGTCTTTATTCAGGATTTGCTGGCGGTTGATACGTTCATTCCGCGCAAGGTTCAGGGCGGGCTGGCGGGAGAGTTCTCGATGGAAAATGCGGTGGGGATTGCCGCCATGGTGAAGTCAGACCGCTTGCAAATGGAAGCGATTGCCAATGAGCTGAGCCAGCAGCTGGCGACGCGGGTCGACGTGGGTGGCGTTGAGGCCGACATGGCGATCGTCGGTGCGCTGACCACCCCGGGCAGCGATATGCCGCTGGCGATTCTCGATCTCGGCGCAGGCTCAACCGATGCCGCCACCATTAATCAGGCGGGAGAGGTCAGGTCGGTGCACCTGGCCGGGGCCGGTAATATGGTGAGCCTGTTGATTAAAACCGAACTGGGGTTAAGTGATTTACTGCTGGCAGAGGAAATCAAAAAATACCCGCTGGCGAAAGTGGAAAGCCTGTTCAGCATTCGCCATGAAAACGGCGCCGTCGAATTTTTCCGCGAACCGCTCAGTCCTGCGGTATTTGCCAGGGTGGTCTATATCAAAAACGGCACGCTGGTGCCCATCGATAACCAGACATCGCTGGAAAAAATCCGCCTTGTGCGCCGGCAGGCAAAAGAAAAAGTATTTGTCACCAACTGTCTGCGCGCGCTACGTCAGGTATCGCCTGGAGGCGAGATCCGCGACATCGCCTTTGTCGTTCTGGTCGGCGGCTCGTCGCTGGATTTTGAAATACCGCAGTTGATTACCGATGCGCTGTCGCACTACGGGGTTGTTGCCGGTCAGGGGAATATCCGCGGCACGGAAGGGCCACGCAACGCTGTTGCGACCGGGCTGGTCTGCCGTGGGGGCGAGCAAGAGCGTCATTAA
- a CDS encoding ArsR/SmtB family transcription factor — protein sequence MPLNTDDILKAISNPTRREILHWLREPARHFADYPHLLDPQQDGVCASFIQDKTALSQPTISSHLNKLHKAGLLTSKKVATWTYYKRNESVIAEFLRELEQSL from the coding sequence ATGCCGCTAAATACTGACGATATTCTGAAAGCCATTTCTAACCCCACGCGCCGGGAGATCCTCCACTGGCTGCGCGAGCCTGCTCGTCATTTTGCCGACTATCCGCATTTGCTCGATCCGCAGCAGGACGGCGTATGCGCCAGCTTTATTCAGGATAAAACCGCGCTGTCGCAACCGACCATCTCTTCGCATCTTAATAAGCTGCACAAGGCAGGGCTGCTGACCAGTAAAAAGGTCGCGACCTGGACCTATTACAAGCGCAACGAGTCGGTCATTGCCGAATTTCTACGCGAGCTGGAACAGTCGCTGTAG
- a CDS encoding propanediol/glycerol family dehydratase large subunit: MRRSKRFEVLEKRPVNQDGLIGEWPEEGLIAMGSPWDPSSSVKVENGRIVELDGKARADFDMIDRFIADYAININETEHAMSLDALTIARMLVDIHVDRAEIIKITTAITPAKAVEVMAHMNVVEMMMAMQKMRARRTPSNQCHVTNLKDNPVQIAADAAEAGIRGFSEQETTVGIARYAPFNALGLLIGSQSGRPGVLTQCSVEEATELELGMRGFTSYAETVSVYGTEAVFTDGDDTPWSKGFLASAYASRGLKMRYTSGTGSEALMGYAESKSMLYLESRCIFITKGAGVQGLQNGAVSCIGMTGAVPSGIRAVLAENLIASMLDLEVASANDQTFSHSDIRRTARTLMQMLPGTDFIFSGYSAVPNYDNMFAGSNFDAEDFDDYNILQRDLMVDGGLRPVSEAETIAIRNKAARAVQAVFRELGLPPVTDEEVTAATYAHGSKDMPSRNVVEDLSAVEDMMQRNITGLDIVKALSINGFDDVANNILAMLRQRVTGDYLQTSAILDRQFEVVSAVNDVNDYQGPGTGYRLSPERWEEIKNIATVIQPDSIE; encoded by the coding sequence ATGAGACGATCAAAACGATTTGAAGTCCTTGAAAAACGGCCGGTAAACCAGGATGGGCTGATCGGCGAATGGCCAGAGGAAGGGCTGATCGCGATGGGCAGCCCCTGGGATCCGTCGTCATCGGTAAAAGTGGAAAATGGGCGCATTGTGGAACTGGACGGCAAAGCGCGCGCCGATTTTGACATGATTGACCGCTTTATCGCTGACTACGCCATTAACATCAATGAAACCGAGCATGCGATGTCTCTTGATGCGCTAACCATTGCGCGCATGCTGGTGGATATCCACGTTGACCGCGCTGAGATCATCAAGATAACGACCGCCATTACGCCAGCCAAAGCCGTAGAGGTGATGGCGCATATGAACGTGGTGGAGATGATGATGGCGATGCAAAAGATGCGCGCCCGCCGTACGCCGTCTAATCAATGTCACGTTACCAACCTGAAGGATAATCCCGTGCAAATTGCTGCGGATGCCGCTGAAGCCGGGATCCGCGGTTTTTCTGAACAAGAAACCACCGTCGGGATTGCGCGCTATGCGCCGTTTAACGCGCTGGGGCTGCTGATTGGCTCCCAGTCCGGTCGGCCTGGCGTGTTAACTCAGTGTTCAGTGGAAGAGGCCACGGAGCTGGAGCTGGGCATGCGCGGCTTTACCAGCTATGCGGAAACGGTCTCTGTCTACGGAACCGAAGCGGTGTTCACCGATGGCGATGACACGCCGTGGTCGAAGGGTTTTCTCGCATCAGCCTACGCCTCGCGCGGGTTGAAAATGCGCTACACCTCCGGAACAGGCTCTGAGGCGCTGATGGGCTATGCAGAGAGTAAATCCATGCTGTACCTCGAGTCGCGCTGTATTTTTATCACCAAAGGTGCGGGCGTTCAGGGGCTGCAGAACGGGGCGGTAAGCTGCATCGGCATGACAGGTGCCGTGCCATCCGGCATTCGCGCAGTGCTGGCTGAAAACCTGATTGCTTCGATGCTCGACCTCGAAGTGGCTTCCGCCAACGATCAAACCTTCTCTCATTCAGATATTCGCCGCACGGCACGTACCTTGATGCAGATGCTGCCGGGAACCGATTTTATCTTCTCCGGCTACAGCGCGGTGCCGAACTACGACAACATGTTTGCCGGATCGAACTTCGATGCGGAAGACTTTGACGATTACAACATTCTGCAACGAGACCTGATGGTCGATGGCGGCCTGCGCCCGGTCTCAGAGGCGGAGACCATTGCCATTCGTAACAAGGCCGCACGCGCGGTGCAGGCCGTATTCCGCGAGCTCGGGCTCCCGCCGGTTACCGATGAAGAAGTGACGGCAGCCACTTACGCCCACGGCAGTAAGGACATGCCGTCGCGCAATGTGGTGGAGGATCTCAGCGCGGTCGAGGACATGATGCAGCGCAACATCACCGGGCTCGATATCGTTAAGGCTCTGAGCATAAACGGCTTTGATGATGTCGCTAACAATATTCTGGCGATGCTGCGCCAGCGCGTCACCGGTGACTACTTGCAAACCTCCGCCATTCTCGACCGCCAGTTTGAAGTCGTGAGCGCGGTCAATGATGTCAATGACTATCAGGGGCCGGGGACGGGCTACCGCCTGTCGCCAGAGCGCTGGGAAGAGATCAAAAACATTGCCACGGTCATTCAACCGGACAGCATCGAGTAA
- a CDS encoding propanediol/glycerol family dehydratase medium subunit has protein sequence MDTTQSKRPVFTLNLVENGVAKAGERVDEVVIAVGPAFDKFQHRTLIDMPHKAIIKELIAGVEEEGLHARVVRVLRTSDVSFMSWDAANLSGSGIGIGIQSKGTTVIHQRDLLPLSNLELFSQAPLLTLETYRQIGKNAARYARKESPSPVPVVNDQMVRPKFMAKAALFHIKETKHVVPNAKPVALKIDITREDV, from the coding sequence ATGGATACAACACAGAGTAAACGCCCGGTTTTTACGCTTAACCTGGTCGAGAACGGGGTCGCGAAAGCGGGTGAACGCGTGGACGAAGTGGTGATTGCCGTCGGCCCGGCGTTTGATAAATTTCAGCATCGCACGCTGATTGATATGCCGCATAAAGCGATTATCAAGGAACTGATCGCCGGTGTAGAAGAAGAAGGGCTCCATGCCAGAGTGGTCAGGGTATTACGGACCTCGGACGTTTCGTTTATGTCCTGGGATGCAGCCAACCTGAGCGGTTCAGGAATCGGTATTGGTATCCAATCCAAAGGTACAACCGTGATTCACCAGCGTGACCTGCTGCCGCTCAGTAATCTGGAGCTCTTCTCGCAGGCTCCGTTACTTACCCTGGAAACCTACCGCCAGATAGGAAAAAACGCCGCACGTTATGCCCGTAAAGAATCGCCATCGCCGGTACCGGTGGTGAACGACCAGATGGTGCGGCCGAAATTTATGGCAAAAGCAGCGTTGTTCCACATTAAAGAAACTAAGCACGTCGTGCCGAACGCCAAACCTGTCGCGCTGAAGATTGACATTACCCGGGAGGACGTATGA
- a CDS encoding transporter: MLLVNLLLRVIFLAAAVVVAVLCLHVDVNIFKNDLSEDSLTEIVQECILFGIVVIHLFRARKARIARQRHILIAGFFMAMLIRELDAVFDLIHHGSWLWFALAVSLVTIAYTFRRPQRVLVQLVEYTTTPSYGLMISGLLAILIFSRLFGMSMLWHSILQDGYVRVVKNMVEEGCELFGYMLCLGASVNLFPATHRSE, from the coding sequence ATGCTTTTAGTTAATTTATTATTGCGCGTTATTTTTTTGGCTGCGGCCGTGGTGGTGGCGGTTCTCTGTTTGCATGTTGATGTGAATATTTTTAAAAACGACCTGTCGGAAGATTCACTCACCGAAATTGTCCAGGAATGCATTCTGTTTGGCATCGTGGTGATACACCTTTTCCGCGCCCGTAAAGCGCGCATCGCGCGACAGCGTCATATCCTGATTGCCGGCTTCTTTATGGCTATGCTCATTCGCGAGCTGGACGCGGTTTTTGACCTTATCCACCACGGCAGCTGGCTGTGGTTTGCGCTGGCGGTCAGCCTGGTGACGATAGCCTACACGTTTCGCCGTCCGCAGCGGGTACTCGTGCAGCTGGTTGAGTATACCACCACGCCGTCGTACGGGCTGATGATCTCGGGCCTGCTGGCAATTCTTATTTTCTCTCGCCTGTTTGGCATGTCGATGCTTTGGCACTCTATTTTACAGGACGGCTATGTTCGTGTGGTTAAAAATATGGTTGAAGAGGGCTGCGAGCTGTTTGGTTATATGCTGTGCCTGGGGGCATCGGTTAATCTTTTTCCGGCAACGCACCGTTCTGAATGA
- a CDS encoding diol dehydratase small subunit, with protein sequence MSNKTTMTAADYPLASRCPERIRTPTGKPLTEITLENVLAGKIGPQDVRISRETLEYQAQIAEQMHRHAIARNLRRAGELIAIPDGRILEIYNALRPYRSSEQELLAIADELEQQYQATVNADFVREAAEVYRQRDKLRKKED encoded by the coding sequence ATGAGCAATAAAACCACGATGACTGCCGCCGATTATCCGCTGGCCTCCCGCTGCCCGGAACGCATCCGGACGCCTACCGGTAAGCCGTTAACCGAGATTACCCTCGAAAATGTCCTTGCCGGGAAGATTGGGCCGCAGGATGTGCGTATCTCACGGGAAACGCTGGAATATCAGGCACAAATAGCTGAACAGATGCACCGCCATGCGATAGCCCGCAATCTGCGCCGCGCCGGGGAGCTGATCGCGATTCCCGATGGCCGGATCCTCGAAATTTACAATGCGCTGCGCCCGTACCGCTCTTCCGAACAGGAGCTGCTTGCCATTGCCGACGAGCTGGAACAGCAGTATCAGGCCACGGTCAACGCGGATTTTGTCCGCGAGGCGGCGGAGGTTTATCGCCAGCGCGATAAGCTGCGGAAAAAAGAAGATTAA